The region CGCGGTAGTGGGTCGCGCCATGAACAAGTTGTGTATTTTGCCTGACGCCAGTGGCCCCGAAGCTGCTGTCATCACCGATGCCCCTATTGCGTTGGCTGCCACCTTGGCCGAGGCCATCCAAGCAGCCCGCGGTGAGGCGATCCGAGCGCCGCAGTCACAAGAAGCGGTTGAACCGGACGAGGGTAACGATTTCGCTGACATCAGAGGCCATTCGTTGGCAAAACGTGCGCTCGAAGTTGCCGCCGCAGGAGGCCACCACGTACTGATGTCTGGACCACCCGGTGCCGGTAAGACAATGCTTGCTCGTGCGCTTCCCACGATCCTGCCGCCGCTTCGCGAAGCAGCAGCGCTGGATGTTGCGCTTGGGTGGGCGGCCGTTGGTCGATTCAGGAACGACATCTTGATTCCGCCATTCCGGTCTCCTCACCATTCAGCCACCATGGCGGCGCTGATTGGCGGGGGCTCCGGGACCCCGGTTGCGGGCGAGATCACGCTTGCACATCACGGGGTGCTCTTCCTCGACGAGTTAGGCGAGTTCCCGGTACACCTTCTCGATGCGTTGCGCCAACCAATCGAGGATGGCAGTGTCGTTGTCGCCCGTGTGGGCTTCTCGGTCGAGTTCCCGTCGAGATTCCAGTTGATTGCGGCGACAAATCCGTGTCCCTGCGGATACCGCGATGACCGAACCACGTCATGTGTGTGCTCGGCATCAGCGATCGATCGTTACCGACGACGACTATCAGGGCCGTTGGTTGATCGTTTCGACGTTCGTGTAGTCGTTGACCGTGTGCCGGCCGACGATCTTGTTGGTCGCCGCGGCGAGCGTTCAGCGGCCGTGCGATCGCGTGTTCAGGCTGCTGCGGATATACAAACGGCTCGCGGCCAGATGAATAGGGAGTTGCGCCGGCGTGACCTTGACATGCAGCCGTGGGAGGACGGAGCCAAGACCTTGTTGC is a window of Acidobacteriota bacterium DNA encoding:
- a CDS encoding YifB family Mg chelatase-like AAA ATPase — encoded protein: MFAAVTSVALVGVEPRPVRIEVHIGGKKPGVAIVGLPDAAVREARERVSAAIVATGFDFPQRRVVINLSPANLPKAGSAYDLPIALGVLAASRQIPMGCAEVVTLGELGLDGAVQPVTGGLGAAVVGRAMNKLCILPDASGPEAAVITDAPIALAATLAEAIQAARGEAIRAPQSQEAVEPDEGNDFADIRGHSLAKRALEVAAAGGHHVLMSGPPGAGKTMLARALPTILPPLREAAALDVALGWAAVGRFRNDILIPPFRSPHHSATMAALIGGGSGTPVAGEITLAHHGVLFLDELGEFPVHLLDALRQPIEDGSVVVARVGFSVEFPSRFQLIAATNPCPCGYRDDRTTSCVCSASAIDRYRRRLSGPLVDRFDVRVVVDRVPADDLVGRRGERSAAVRSRVQAAADIQTARGQMNRELRRRDLDMQPWEDGAKTLLRKAVATNALTARGWDRVRRLARTVADLAGAESISKAHVAEALVLRGVSQ